One Cryptococcus neoformans var. grubii H99 chromosome 3, complete sequence genomic region harbors:
- a CDS encoding oxidoreductase produces the protein MSKPTHARGHIYSLAEVAKHNSRVSTLCTYNGKVYDLTPFLDDHPGGDDIILSYAGQDIGKLMSDEDIHQHSRAAYEMLEEFEVGELGGGEKIVSEDWVCDDNFQPSDTDLLSDYNINKFIDLTKPLLIQVWNAPWTKEYYLSQVHEPRHLKESARLFGSDLLEPFTRTQWWVVPMIWWPIAGLIGWLSMLQFTDSSITAKSVLTYPLPSSIPVPSFASVGYFSLCFAFGIFIWTILEYTMHRFLFHLDYYLPDTRWAITLHFLLHGVHHYLPMDKLRLVMPPLLFFVLQTPFTKLAHIVFPKAIANGIISGAFAMYVVYDMGHYALHHTRLPAYLREMKRYHLAHHYKNFELGFGVTSKMWDYVFGTVLPTTTK, from the exons ATGAGCAAGCCGACCCATGCCAGAGGGCACATTTACTCCCTTGCCGAGGTCGCGAAGC ACAATTCTCGTGTCTCCAcgctctgcacttacaacGGCAAAGTCTACGACCTGACCCCTTTCCTGGATGACCATCCCGGAGGAGACGACATTATCCTCTCCTATGCCGGCCAGGATATAGGCAAGCTTATGAGCGACGAGGATATTCACCAGCACTCTAGGGCGGCTTATGAGATGCTCGAAGAATTTGAGGTGGGAGAGTTGGGTGGCGGAGAAAAGATCGTTTCAGAGG ACTGGGTTTGCGATGACAACTTCCAGCCCTCCGACACTGATCTTCTTTCCGACTACAACATTAACAAATTCATTGACTTGACGAAAcctctcctcatccaaGTTTGGAACGCCCCTTGGACCAAAGAGTACTACCTTTCACAAGTCCACGAACCGAGACATCTTAAAGAGAGCGCCAGATTGTTCGGAAGTGATCTGCTGGAGCCGTTCACCAGAACACAGTGGTGGGTCGTGCCGATGATTTGGTGGCCTATCGCTGGTCTTATCGGATGGTTGTCTATGTTACAATTCACCGACTC ATCAATTACCGCCAAGTCCGTCCTCAcctatcctcttccttcgtcCATCCCCGTCCCTTCTTTCGCCTCTGTCGGCTATTTCTCTCTCTGCTTCGCATTcggcatcttcatctggACCATTCTGGAATACACCATGCACcgattcctcttccacctcgACTACTACCTCCCTGACACAAGATGGGCTATCACCCTCCATTTCTTGCTCCATGGTGTTCACCATTACCTTCCAATGGACAAGTTGCGGCTCGTCATGCCCCCCTTGTTGTTCTTTGTCCTTCAAACGCCTTTTACGAAGCTTGCGCACATTGTCTTCCCCAAGGCTATTGCCAATGGTATCATCTCGGGTGCATTTGCTATGTATGTCGTTTACGACATGG GCCACTATGCACTTCACCACACCCGTCTCCCAGCTTATCTTCGTGAAATGAAGCGATACCACCTCGCTCATCATTACAAGAACTTTGAGCTCGGTTTCGGCGTTACCAGCAAGATGTGGGACTATGTCTTTGGGACTGTGTTGCCTACCACGACCAAGTAA